A single region of the Solwaraspora sp. WMMD406 genome encodes:
- a CDS encoding C39 family peptidase, whose protein sequence is MTTIFRRSALSVAGLLVAGGVVAGPAVAAQAAPSGGSASLAAAASSDRGDRGGERGDRSGGDRVLNTRYERQPNFYYCGPAATRIALTAQGHDLSQDEVAAKLGTTEAGTDSAEDTTRALNELTGSDKYRTTAIESSKADRTQIDQLRDDVRATVDDNRAVVANIIGTANDVDGLTHSYPGGHYVTVVGYRDGGDAVRIADPWYEGQEYWMSTETLAHWIAERGYSH, encoded by the coding sequence ATGACCACAATTTTCCGTAGATCCGCGCTGTCCGTCGCTGGCCTGCTCGTCGCCGGTGGCGTCGTCGCCGGCCCCGCCGTCGCCGCCCAGGCCGCCCCGTCCGGCGGTTCGGCGAGCCTTGCCGCCGCTGCCAGCTCCGACCGTGGCGACCGTGGCGGTGAGCGCGGCGACCGCTCCGGCGGCGACCGGGTGCTGAACACCCGCTACGAGCGGCAGCCGAACTTCTACTACTGCGGGCCGGCCGCGACCCGCATCGCCCTGACCGCGCAGGGCCACGACCTGTCGCAGGACGAGGTCGCCGCGAAGCTGGGCACGACCGAGGCCGGCACCGACTCGGCTGAGGACACCACCCGGGCGCTCAACGAGCTCACCGGCTCGGACAAGTACCGGACCACCGCGATCGAGTCCAGCAAGGCCGATCGGACGCAGATCGACCAGCTGCGCGACGACGTACGGGCCACGGTGGACGACAACCGGGCCGTGGTGGCCAACATCATCGGTACGGCGAACGACGTCGACGGCCTCACCCACTCCTACCCGGGCGGGCACTACGTGACCGTCGTCGGCTACCGCGACGGCGGCGACGCGGTGCGGATCGCCGACCCGTGGTACGAGGGCCAGGAGTACTGGATGTCCACCGAGACCCTGGCGCACTGGATCGCCGAGCGCGGCTACTCCCACTGA
- the cas6 gene encoding CRISPR system precrRNA processing endoribonuclease RAMP protein Cas6, protein MPTQIVVSLVPTAATAVPPPHTGPAVYAAFLKAVRAVDPELSTVLHDRPRYKPFTLSPIVDERGRAPSEPGQPARIVVGLLVDAYAAPVLAALHSAAGHQIAQTRYRTVDVAVHALSYAELATGADPDATTWAFDLLTPVGFATGRGDGARRQRPWPDAERVFGNLSRRWDAFAGEVALPASAATAVADHLEVVDAQLRMATHLVEPGQHNPEHRFRRGTVGSVTYQLAEATGVPGDARRAVDALATFATYAGFGDRTAMGMGHVRRRLSPPPQR, encoded by the coding sequence ATGCCCACCCAGATCGTCGTCTCCCTGGTGCCGACCGCCGCCACGGCGGTCCCACCACCACACACCGGTCCGGCCGTCTACGCCGCCTTCCTCAAGGCGGTCCGCGCCGTCGACCCGGAACTGTCCACCGTGCTGCACGACCGCCCCCGCTACAAGCCGTTCACCCTCAGCCCGATCGTCGACGAGCGCGGTCGGGCACCGTCGGAGCCGGGTCAGCCGGCCCGGATCGTGGTCGGGCTACTGGTCGACGCGTACGCCGCCCCGGTGCTCGCCGCGCTGCACTCCGCCGCCGGGCATCAGATCGCCCAGACCCGCTACCGCACCGTCGATGTCGCCGTACACGCCCTGTCGTACGCCGAGTTGGCCACCGGGGCCGATCCGGACGCGACCACCTGGGCCTTCGACCTGCTGACCCCGGTCGGGTTCGCCACCGGGCGCGGGGACGGCGCGCGCCGCCAGCGCCCCTGGCCGGACGCGGAACGGGTGTTCGGCAACCTGTCCCGCCGCTGGGACGCGTTCGCCGGCGAGGTGGCCCTGCCCGCGTCGGCGGCGACGGCGGTCGCCGACCATCTGGAGGTGGTCGACGCCCAGCTGCGGATGGCCACGCATCTCGTGGAGCCGGGGCAGCACAATCCGGAGCACCGGTTCCGCCGGGGAACGGTCGGCTCGGTGACGTACCAGCTGGCCGAGGCGACCGGCGTGCCGGGCGACGCGCGGCGGGCAGTCGACGCCCTCGCCACGTTCGCCACGTACGCCGGGTTCGGTGACCGGACCGCGATGGGCATGGGTCACGTCCGGCGCCGGCTCAGCCCGCCCCCGCAGCGCTGA
- a CDS encoding amino acid--tRNA ligase-related protein: MPRFIEILDDPWYRCLVRLQSLVTAETASFWQHNGVHALHLPITTSSVSSPMGLGSDSLPVRVDLFGVPTFLADSMQFMLEYGCRLTERGCYYLMPSFRGELADETHLNQFFHSEAEIPGGLDDTVRVADEYLRHLTASVLASLADEVSAVAGGVTHLEHLLATPTARLTFAEAADLLSGEPDAVVSTQHYRTLTRAGERHLIERLGPAVWVTHYDPLAVPFYQRCDPATGQACNADLLLGPGEVIGAGERHTSAADVRAALRRHAVAADDYTWYVEMKAHRPLRTSGFGMGVERYLMWVLKCPDIRRLQLVERYNGQHRVP, encoded by the coding sequence GTGCCGCGATTCATCGAGATACTCGACGATCCGTGGTACCGCTGTCTGGTCCGGCTGCAGAGTCTGGTGACGGCCGAGACCGCATCCTTTTGGCAGCACAACGGCGTACACGCTCTGCATCTGCCGATCACCACCAGTTCGGTGTCGTCGCCGATGGGGCTGGGCAGTGATTCCCTGCCGGTGCGCGTCGACCTTTTCGGGGTGCCGACATTTCTCGCCGACTCCATGCAATTCATGTTGGAGTACGGTTGTCGACTCACCGAACGCGGCTGCTATTATCTGATGCCGAGTTTTCGCGGCGAACTTGCCGACGAGACACATCTGAACCAGTTCTTCCACAGCGAGGCGGAGATTCCCGGTGGACTCGATGACACCGTGCGAGTCGCCGACGAATACCTTCGGCATCTCACCGCCTCGGTGCTCGCCAGCCTCGCCGACGAGGTATCGGCCGTCGCCGGCGGCGTGACCCACCTGGAACACCTGCTCGCCACCCCGACCGCCCGGCTGACCTTCGCCGAAGCGGCCGATCTGCTCTCCGGAGAGCCGGACGCCGTCGTGTCCACCCAGCACTACCGGACCCTTACCCGCGCCGGCGAGCGACACCTGATCGAGCGGCTGGGGCCGGCGGTCTGGGTGACCCACTACGACCCGCTCGCGGTGCCGTTCTACCAGCGCTGCGACCCGGCCACCGGCCAGGCCTGCAACGCCGACCTGCTGCTGGGTCCCGGCGAGGTGATCGGGGCGGGTGAGCGACACACCTCAGCCGCCGACGTCCGTGCCGCGCTGCGGCGCCACGCCGTCGCCGCCGACGACTACACCTGGTACGTCGAGATGAAAGCACACCGACCACTGCGGACCAGCGGCTTCGGGATGGGCGTGGAACGCTACCTCATGTGGGTGCTGAAGTGTCCGGACATCCGCCGCCTGCAACTGGTCGAGCGGTACAACGGCCAGCACCGCGTGCCGTAG
- a CDS encoding phytanoyl-CoA dioxygenase family protein encodes MLALRPAAERDTSGLRARLVRDGYLYLPGLLDPATVAAVRQQVCAGLATVGWLPGGDHPPGGDRSPGGDHPPGGDQADRELVCPAGMRFDQNSFRSIYPAVQRIEDLHRLGHTPALTSLMRGLLGTDVFCHPAKAARLVAPTPPEQPYATRAHQDFVVQRVSADVLTAWVALTPCDARRPGLCLIPGSHLAGFQPVDAATGGSRPIYLPVAPDDPRWASARYAPGDVVVFHSLTVHGAQANRSDRFRLSVDLRYQPSTDPMRAEFAHPHGWPTTPDWPQLWGGWASRHWVSLPSDLELVDGPALTDRDASAGAVPVPRSRLLGRPDLLDQPERREESRR; translated from the coding sequence ATGCTGGCGCTGCGACCGGCCGCCGAACGCGACACGTCGGGGCTGCGCGCCCGGCTGGTGCGCGACGGTTACCTCTACCTTCCGGGTCTGCTCGACCCGGCCACGGTTGCCGCGGTGCGCCAGCAGGTGTGCGCCGGGCTGGCGACCGTGGGCTGGCTGCCCGGCGGCGACCACCCGCCCGGCGGCGACCGCTCACCCGGCGGCGACCACCCGCCCGGCGGCGACCAGGCGGACCGCGAACTGGTCTGCCCGGCGGGCATGCGTTTCGACCAGAACTCGTTCCGGTCGATCTACCCGGCCGTCCAGCGGATCGAGGACCTGCACCGCCTGGGTCACACCCCGGCGCTGACCAGCCTGATGCGCGGACTGCTCGGCACCGACGTCTTCTGCCATCCGGCGAAAGCCGCCCGGCTCGTTGCGCCCACCCCGCCGGAGCAGCCGTACGCCACCCGGGCCCACCAGGACTTCGTCGTGCAGCGGGTCAGCGCCGACGTACTCACCGCCTGGGTCGCGCTGACCCCGTGTGACGCGCGGCGGCCCGGCCTGTGTCTGATCCCCGGCTCGCACCTGGCCGGCTTCCAGCCGGTCGACGCCGCCACCGGCGGCAGCCGCCCCATCTACCTGCCGGTGGCACCGGACGACCCACGCTGGGCCAGCGCCCGGTACGCGCCCGGCGACGTGGTGGTGTTCCACAGTCTCACCGTGCACGGGGCGCAGGCCAACCGCAGCGACCGCTTCCGCCTCTCGGTCGACCTGCGGTACCAGCCGAGCACCGATCCGATGCGCGCCGAATTCGCCCACCCGCACGGCTGGCCGACCACCCCGGACTGGCCACAGCTGTGGGGCGGGTGGGCCAGCCGGCACTGGGTGAGCCTGCCGTCCGACCTCGAACTCGTGGACGGGCCCGCGCTCACCGACCGCGACGCCAGCGCGGGCGCGGTGCCGGTGCCCCGGTCACGGCTGCTGGGTCGACCCGACCTGCTGGATCAACCTGAACGACGAGAGGAGTCGCGCCGGTGA
- a CDS encoding methyltransferase domain-containing protein → MSKDEFTAFFEPYAQNVEGFYEVAYWRLADELIKEMVRRRLRPRPGQHLLDAGGGTGRWAVWAAGEFDVSVTVADLSPRMLDQARVTVADAGLTERIDLVECDLHHAPELPDQRFDAILSTYGVLSFLDDPQAAFRTLFRVLKPGGHGLLMSHSLSNALASKVNRDGATAAELRELAETRIVRWAPHVPPLRVFSAADLRALATGAGFDAVDVIGVTSVISPGPEDFGYPYTSVSAVSQALADPDYFATVLELEVQASEQPEWAERGTNLMLHVRRPE, encoded by the coding sequence ATGTCCAAGGACGAGTTCACGGCGTTTTTCGAGCCGTACGCGCAGAACGTCGAAGGCTTCTACGAGGTCGCGTACTGGCGACTGGCCGACGAACTGATCAAGGAGATGGTGCGTCGCCGGCTGCGGCCACGGCCCGGACAACACCTGCTGGACGCGGGCGGCGGCACCGGCCGGTGGGCGGTCTGGGCCGCCGGCGAATTCGACGTGTCGGTGACCGTCGCCGACCTGTCGCCCCGGATGCTGGACCAGGCCCGGGTCACCGTCGCCGACGCCGGTCTGACCGAGCGGATCGACCTGGTGGAATGCGACCTGCACCACGCGCCCGAGTTGCCGGACCAGCGGTTCGACGCGATCTTGAGCACGTACGGGGTACTGAGCTTCCTCGACGACCCGCAGGCGGCGTTCCGCACCCTGTTCCGGGTCCTCAAGCCGGGCGGCCACGGCCTGCTGATGAGCCACTCCCTGTCCAACGCGCTCGCCTCGAAGGTCAACCGGGACGGTGCCACCGCCGCCGAACTACGGGAACTGGCCGAGACCCGGATCGTGCGCTGGGCGCCGCATGTACCGCCGCTGCGGGTCTTCTCCGCCGCCGACTTGCGCGCTCTGGCCACCGGCGCGGGCTTCGATGCGGTCGACGTCATCGGCGTGACCTCGGTGATCAGCCCCGGCCCGGAGGACTTCGGCTACCCGTACACCTCGGTCAGCGCGGTGTCGCAGGCGCTGGCCGACCCGGACTACTTCGCCACCGTGCTCGAGCTGGAGGTGCAGGCCAGTGAGCAGCCGGAATGGGCGGAACGCGGAACCAACCTGATGCTGCACGTACGGCGACCCGAATGA
- a CDS encoding class I SAM-dependent methyltransferase, with amino-acid sequence MTAPLDTPTPAREPADTCDASEAAREPYDALAAVYDRWTVANDYPGWAAFVDARIPAASRVLDVCCGTGTMAELLLAAGHRVSGIDRSAAMLRQARRRLPVGTPLRQADLAGPVRVDGAGFADAGFDAAVCCFDSVNYFRTDEAIGNLFAFVSASLRPGGWFVFDVNTRRKLEDVFGSSHYGDDAGDFAYVWRNRYSAQRRSCEFAISLFVADRPDGGFTRHTESHEQRWFDQSELRGFAAAAGFTVDAVTDDYGEGLPTEQTLRESWVLRRGDG; translated from the coding sequence ATGACCGCCCCCCTCGACACGCCCACCCCGGCCCGTGAACCGGCCGATACCTGCGACGCCTCCGAGGCCGCCCGCGAGCCGTACGACGCGCTCGCCGCCGTCTACGACCGGTGGACCGTGGCCAACGACTACCCGGGCTGGGCGGCGTTCGTCGACGCCCGGATCCCGGCGGCGAGCCGGGTGCTGGACGTCTGCTGCGGAACGGGGACGATGGCCGAACTGCTGCTCGCCGCCGGCCACCGGGTCAGCGGGATCGACCGGTCGGCGGCGATGCTGCGGCAGGCGCGCCGCCGGCTGCCGGTCGGCACCCCGCTGCGCCAGGCCGACCTCGCCGGACCGGTCCGGGTCGACGGAGCCGGCTTCGCCGACGCGGGCTTCGACGCCGCCGTCTGCTGCTTCGACAGCGTCAACTACTTCCGCACCGACGAGGCGATCGGCAACCTGTTCGCCTTCGTGTCCGCCTCGCTGCGTCCCGGAGGCTGGTTCGTTTTCGACGTCAACACCCGACGCAAGCTCGAAGACGTCTTCGGGTCCAGCCACTACGGCGACGACGCGGGCGACTTCGCCTACGTGTGGCGCAACCGCTACTCGGCGCAGCGTCGCAGCTGCGAGTTCGCCATCTCGCTGTTCGTGGCCGATCGGCCGGACGGCGGCTTCACCCGCCACACCGAGTCGCACGAGCAGCGCTGGTTCGACCAGTCGGAGTTGCGCGGCTTCGCGGCCGCCGCCGGGTTCACCGTCGACGCGGTGACCGACGACTACGGCGAGGGCCTGCCGACGGAACAGACGCTGCGGGAAAGCTGGGTGCTGCGCCGTGGCGACGGATGA
- a CDS encoding histidine phosphatase family protein: MATDERRRPLADARPPGRDEQPAAAHLVRHGWTDWDAAGPTELAPLTEAGIDRMRAAAARLRPACPVRVVTSPVTRALHSAHIVATDLNLPLLVEPDLREWQADRDGRPVDRAAFGRALESLHRPGGPGTPPWETVSELRARVCAVLHRYRDASTVFVSHGVALHAVAGRELPPGGLLTVAAADLPDGTSGAALPDESTGRHPGSPVNAMLRRLLDSQRERPAAAHVAGIMLPAPVRVATVDRALRDLAAADDLLRSQFSRSPAGYRGSQLDDPDVACAVVTGDVPPATHLRAQAAQPIDPYGWPLIRVTLVPGDPALLCLAASPVIADRRSVWAMLADLGQRYWTYADRGDTRPAAGPGGIDRGDAGPGGIDRGDAGPAAGSADGVGRPVQHTRVGQVGQAGQPDPPVVAELAKPGIE; the protein is encoded by the coding sequence GTGGCGACGGATGAGCGTCGACGTCCGTTGGCCGACGCCCGACCACCGGGGCGCGACGAGCAACCGGCAGCGGCACACCTGGTCCGGCACGGGTGGACCGACTGGGACGCCGCCGGCCCGACCGAGCTTGCTCCGCTGACCGAGGCGGGGATCGACCGGATGCGCGCCGCCGCCGCCCGGTTGCGTCCGGCGTGCCCGGTGCGGGTGGTCACCTCACCGGTCACCCGGGCGCTGCACTCGGCGCACATCGTCGCCACCGACCTGAACCTGCCGCTGCTGGTCGAGCCCGACCTGCGGGAGTGGCAGGCGGACCGGGACGGCCGCCCGGTGGACCGGGCCGCTTTCGGGCGCGCGCTGGAGTCGTTGCACCGGCCCGGCGGGCCGGGTACGCCGCCGTGGGAGACGGTGAGCGAACTCCGAGCCCGGGTGTGCGCCGTGCTGCACCGGTACCGGGACGCGTCGACGGTGTTCGTCAGCCACGGTGTCGCCCTGCACGCGGTGGCCGGTCGGGAACTGCCCCCCGGTGGTCTGCTCACCGTCGCGGCGGCCGATCTGCCGGACGGTACGTCCGGGGCCGCCCTGCCGGACGAGTCCACCGGGCGGCATCCGGGTTCACCCGTGAACGCCATGCTGCGGCGGCTGCTGGACAGCCAACGGGAGCGGCCGGCAGCGGCGCACGTCGCCGGCATCATGCTGCCCGCACCGGTGCGGGTGGCCACCGTCGACCGGGCACTTCGGGACCTCGCCGCCGCCGACGACCTGCTGCGCAGCCAGTTCAGCCGAAGCCCCGCCGGTTACCGGGGATCGCAGCTCGACGATCCGGATGTGGCCTGCGCGGTCGTCACCGGCGACGTCCCACCCGCGACCCACCTGCGGGCCCAGGCCGCCCAACCGATCGACCCGTACGGTTGGCCACTGATCCGGGTCACCCTGGTGCCCGGCGACCCCGCCCTGCTGTGCCTGGCGGCGAGCCCGGTGATCGCCGACCGGCGGTCGGTCTGGGCGATGCTCGCCGACCTCGGCCAGCGCTACTGGACCTACGCCGATCGCGGCGACACCAGGCCGGCCGCCGGGCCCGGCGGCATCGATCGCGGCGACGCCGGGCCCGGCGGCATCGATCGCGGCGACGCCGGGCCGGCCGCCGGGTCAGCCGACGGGGTCGGTCGCCCCGTCCAGCACACCCGGGTCGGCCAGGTCGGCCAGGCTGGCCAGCCGGATCCGCCGGTCGTGGCAGAGTTGGCGAAACCGGGGATCGAGTAA
- a CDS encoding ChbG/HpnK family deacetylase, which translates to MSDGQITLILQADDYGACPAITDGILACHAAGVVTQASVIVPGPDAARGMWLARRAGLPLGAHLTLFCEWELHRWYPLTTADSLRAADGAFVAGLDELRAQAHLPDVWTELRAQVAAAGAAGVALTHVESHVRVFDAGLLARLSAETGLPCRDAVEPPGTGLPVDSVWHLSVQPTATKTEALLAYVAAVPAGRHMIVAHPADDTADLTRLCRPTSRRWKWAREIRVSDSAALLDPRFRQLCHDRRIRLASLADLADPGVLDGATDPVG; encoded by the coding sequence GTGAGCGACGGACAGATCACGCTGATTCTGCAGGCCGACGACTACGGCGCCTGCCCGGCGATCACCGACGGCATCCTGGCCTGCCACGCGGCCGGTGTCGTCACCCAGGCGTCGGTGATCGTGCCCGGCCCGGACGCGGCCCGTGGCATGTGGCTGGCCCGTCGGGCCGGTCTGCCGCTCGGTGCGCACCTGACCCTGTTCTGCGAGTGGGAGCTGCACCGCTGGTACCCGTTGACCACGGCGGACAGTCTGCGGGCGGCCGACGGGGCGTTCGTCGCCGGGCTGGACGAGCTACGGGCGCAGGCGCACCTGCCGGACGTCTGGACGGAGTTGCGCGCCCAGGTGGCGGCCGCCGGTGCCGCCGGCGTCGCGCTGACCCACGTCGAGTCCCACGTACGGGTCTTCGACGCCGGCCTGCTCGCGCGGCTCAGCGCCGAAACGGGGCTGCCGTGCCGGGATGCGGTCGAACCGCCGGGTACCGGGCTGCCGGTGGACTCGGTGTGGCACCTGTCCGTGCAGCCGACCGCGACGAAGACCGAGGCGCTGCTGGCGTACGTGGCGGCGGTGCCGGCCGGCCGGCACATGATCGTCGCTCATCCGGCCGACGACACCGCCGATCTCACCCGGTTGTGCCGGCCGACGTCGCGGCGCTGGAAGTGGGCGCGGGAGATCCGCGTCAGCGACAGCGCGGCGTTACTCGATCCCCGGTTTCGCCAACTCTGCCACGACCGGCGGATCCGGCTGGCCAGCCTGGCCGACCTGGCCGACCCGGGTGTGCTGGACGGGGCGACCGACCCCGTCGGCTGA
- a CDS encoding NAD(P)-dependent oxidoreductase, with product MTRRVLLLSDDFGRRYCLGPEALRRLDTLGQVTHLPVDSAPHRIAAHLSDSWALVVAGWDTPVPPLGGTELDDLPGLSFIGCGQDGRWRFLDVPAALDRGIRCVDASGAMGADVAEFALGLLLSCLRDIPAAHHRLAAGGWIDEPAPAHRFTSLRGRRVGIVGMGGIGRTLVELLRPFGCQVEVSSSYLTVEQAADLGVRLRSVPELCASADVLVVATQPRRDTAGVVDARCVGALRRDAVVVLVGRAATVDTTALYERVRRGELRLGIDVYDTEPLPAEHPLRTAPGVVHTPHIGGLTVEANQRIFAAVVADLARHSQGGQPRWATSADRYRLVAAGRARRAR from the coding sequence GTGACCCGGCGCGTCCTGCTGCTGTCCGACGACTTCGGCCGCCGGTACTGCCTCGGCCCCGAGGCGCTGCGGCGGCTCGACACCCTGGGACAGGTCACGCACCTGCCGGTCGACAGCGCACCGCACCGGATCGCGGCGCACCTGTCGGACAGTTGGGCGCTGGTGGTGGCCGGCTGGGACACCCCGGTGCCGCCGCTGGGCGGCACCGAACTCGACGACCTGCCCGGACTCTCCTTCATCGGCTGCGGCCAGGACGGACGGTGGCGCTTCCTCGACGTACCGGCGGCCCTCGACCGGGGCATCCGCTGCGTCGACGCGTCCGGGGCGATGGGCGCGGACGTGGCGGAGTTCGCACTGGGCCTGCTCCTGTCCTGCCTGCGGGACATCCCGGCGGCGCACCACCGGCTGGCCGCCGGCGGGTGGATCGACGAACCCGCCCCGGCGCACCGGTTCACCAGCCTGCGGGGGCGGCGGGTCGGCATCGTCGGCATGGGCGGCATCGGTCGGACCCTGGTCGAGCTGCTGCGCCCGTTCGGCTGCCAGGTCGAGGTGTCGTCGTCGTACCTGACCGTCGAACAGGCCGCTGACCTCGGCGTACGGCTGCGGTCGGTGCCCGAGCTGTGCGCGTCGGCGGACGTCCTCGTCGTCGCCACCCAGCCGAGGCGGGACACCGCCGGCGTCGTCGACGCGCGCTGCGTCGGCGCGCTGCGCCGCGACGCCGTGGTGGTGCTCGTCGGCCGGGCGGCCACCGTCGACACGACAGCTCTGTACGAGCGGGTACGGCGCGGTGAGCTGCGGCTCGGCATCGACGTCTACGACACCGAGCCGCTGCCGGCGGAGCATCCGCTGCGTACCGCTCCGGGGGTGGTGCACACCCCGCACATCGGCGGGCTGACCGTCGAAGCCAACCAGCGGATCTTCGCGGCCGTCGTGGCCGACCTGGCACGGCACAGCCAGGGCGGGCAGCCGCGCTGGGCGACCAGCGCGGACCGGTACCGGCTGGTCGCGGCGGGCCGGGCGAGGCGGGCGCGGTGA
- a CDS encoding Gfo/Idh/MocA family oxidoreductase, with translation MPAGTTPDGQSPAEQPTGGTLPAGVIGCGDAGGAHALTVTRTSRATLTATYDLDGARAVAVAARHGGTAVGSVEELVATGVTLVAIATGPIAQPQVVRRLIDAGYAGSVLCEKPLATSVASARRTVDAARDAGLVLAVNHERRFGLPAVTARRLVTEGAIGRLLRVEGYSPDGTLYDWAPHWIDLAFDVAGGSAVRWVHGLLDLTGRREHAGLLLERHGLLLWEHANGVRGQLECGRPVPGQPLLRLLGDDGTIEVGAVLAGPDGEVRGPALRIRDSAGIGWRHIDVGESALAAVQWTRSWDELIDATLHGRQPEHHGQRAVRALEVCLAGYLAARRGAPQWLPVDPGTDLRDLLPAPPPAVAGPKADPHAADGPRADPHAAGTGADATAGALS, from the coding sequence ATGCCGGCCGGGACCACGCCCGACGGTCAGTCGCCGGCCGAACAGCCGACCGGCGGGACGCTGCCGGCGGGGGTGATCGGCTGCGGTGACGCCGGTGGCGCCCACGCGTTGACGGTCACCAGGACGTCCCGGGCGACGCTCACCGCGACGTACGACCTCGATGGTGCGCGGGCTGTCGCCGTCGCGGCCCGCCACGGCGGCACCGCCGTCGGGTCGGTCGAGGAACTGGTCGCCACCGGCGTCACCCTGGTGGCGATCGCCACCGGCCCGATCGCCCAACCACAGGTCGTCCGGCGGCTGATCGACGCCGGCTACGCCGGGTCGGTGCTGTGCGAGAAGCCGCTGGCCACGTCGGTGGCGTCGGCCCGGCGTACCGTCGACGCGGCGCGCGACGCCGGGCTGGTGCTGGCGGTCAACCACGAGCGCCGCTTTGGCCTGCCGGCGGTGACCGCCCGCCGGCTGGTCACCGAGGGCGCGATCGGCCGGCTGCTGCGGGTGGAGGGCTACAGCCCGGACGGCACCCTGTACGACTGGGCACCGCACTGGATCGACCTGGCGTTCGACGTCGCCGGCGGCTCGGCCGTGCGCTGGGTGCACGGGCTGCTGGATCTGACCGGCCGACGCGAGCACGCCGGCCTGCTGTTGGAACGGCACGGACTGCTGCTGTGGGAGCACGCCAACGGCGTACGGGGCCAGCTGGAATGTGGCCGACCGGTGCCGGGTCAGCCGCTGCTGCGGCTACTCGGCGACGACGGGACGATCGAGGTCGGCGCGGTGCTGGCCGGACCGGACGGCGAGGTACGCGGTCCGGCGCTGCGGATCCGCGACAGCGCGGGGATCGGGTGGCGGCACATCGACGTCGGCGAGAGCGCGCTCGCCGCCGTCCAGTGGACCCGGTCCTGGGACGAGCTGATCGACGCGACGCTGCACGGCCGCCAGCCGGAACATCATGGTCAGCGGGCGGTCCGGGCGTTGGAGGTGTGCCTGGCCGGCTACCTGGCCGCCCGCCGGGGGGCTCCACAGTGGTTGCCCGTCGATCCCGGCACCGATCTGCGCGACCTCCTGCCCGCGCCACCGCCCGCCGTCGCCGGCCCGAAAGCCGATCCCCACGCCGCCGACGGCCCGAGAGCCGATCCCCACGCCGCCGGTACGGGTGCCGACGCCACCGCCGGGGCCTTGTCGTGA
- a CDS encoding radical SAM/SPASM domain-containing protein, whose protein sequence is MGVFTDHQPMFVEVETTTYCNRRCAYCPNSVFDRGLRSNEVRMPTELFARIVRDLGANHFCNQFSPHNYGEPLADDRMPDLLELARDAMPLARIALYTNGDFLTPALFDRLDAVVDAFIVTQHGDRMPPGVAQILARGDGAHPKIRYKTAAQIKLNASNRAGLIPLGVTQRKACGVVMNELHINAHGQLLLCCEDYLARKTFGNIATMTVEQAWSSPERLRVHRANVRGEFALPQCRNCGYGRMF, encoded by the coding sequence ATGGGCGTGTTCACCGACCACCAGCCGATGTTCGTCGAAGTGGAGACGACGACCTACTGCAACCGTCGCTGCGCGTACTGCCCCAACAGCGTCTTCGACCGGGGTCTGCGCAGCAACGAGGTACGGATGCCGACCGAGCTGTTCGCCCGGATCGTCCGTGACCTCGGCGCCAACCATTTCTGCAACCAGTTCTCCCCGCACAACTACGGGGAACCGCTGGCCGACGACCGCATGCCCGATCTGCTGGAGTTGGCCCGCGACGCGATGCCGTTGGCCCGGATCGCGCTGTACACTAACGGCGACTTCCTCACCCCCGCGCTGTTCGACCGGCTCGACGCCGTGGTCGACGCGTTCATCGTCACCCAGCACGGCGACCGGATGCCGCCGGGCGTGGCGCAGATCCTCGCCCGGGGCGACGGCGCGCACCCGAAGATCCGGTACAAGACCGCCGCGCAGATCAAATTGAACGCCTCCAACCGGGCCGGACTGATCCCGCTGGGCGTCACCCAACGCAAGGCGTGCGGGGTGGTGATGAACGAGCTGCACATCAACGCCCACGGGCAGTTGCTGCTGTGCTGCGAGGACTACCTGGCCCGCAAGACGTTCGGCAACATCGCCACGATGACCGTCGAGCAGGCGTGGTCGTCGCCGGAACGCCTGCGGGTGCACCGGGCCAACGTCCGTGGCGAGTTCGCGTTGCCGCAGTGCCGCAACTGCGGCTACGGGCGGATGTTCTGA